CCTGTCGACTGCCCGAGGTCAACCACAAATCCTTCGATCCCCCCGCCGACCAGCAGAAAGATTCCCCCGATCGCCAGCGCGATAAACAGAAACACCAATATTGCAAACCTGACGATGCAACCCTTGATCGGCAGCGAGGGAAGCTTGACCGCAGGCGCCGGCTCAGGCCGCGTAACTTCCTCTACTCTGTAACCCGCGCGCTCCCGCTCTCCCGGGGACAGGATTTCGAGAAGGTCTTCGAGCGATGGACGTTCGGGCGCTACCTCTGGCTCGGGTACCATGGGCGGACGCGCCCGGACCCGCTCACGCGGCGGCGCGATGTCGCGCAGGACAGGCGGCGGTGGCGATTCCGGCCGCCGGGGAGTGCGAGGCGGTGCAGTCGGCGCTGACCGAGGCGCCGGCGGTGCTTCGCGTTTCGGCGAGTCTCCAAATTTCGACCCGCACTGCGCGCATACAGGCTTGTCGAGCCAGACGCCCGGCCTGTGATTCGAACAGAAGTAACGCACCTGATCGTCCGAGCAGGCTTCGCACTCCCCCGGTCTCATCTGAGTTGTCCCGCATGTGGGGCAGCGGAGCGCCACTCCACTCATGTTGCTACCTGTTCCACAGGATCAGGCGGACTGCCGTCACTTGTCTCCTCGGGATAACAGCTCCGAATTAACGCTTCCGGCAGGTGCAGCCGATACACCTGCGGCAGTGATCCCCTGATCCATCGTGCCACGGTTGGTACCCGCAAGTACGGTCCGTACAACTCGCGCTTGAGCCGCCGCGAAAGCGCGACAGTGGTGAGCACCGGAGTGCGGGAATACGCCGGATAGATTTCGAACCTTTCGTCAACGTGGTCGTGGCCTCTGACCATGTGCGTCACAGGCCGGCCGAGCGTATGGCTAAGCGCGCAGAATGCGGCGAAATCCTCGTAGCCGAATTGGCTTCCGCGCGACATCCGGTTCGGAAGCTTCTTCCGGGCCCGCGGATGAGCGCGGCTCCAGACGTAGTCAGTGAGGCATCGAGGATCGTTCCAGTCTCCCGAAGCCGCGAGGCTCGCGTGAAGATCGGTCAGAGGAAATCCACCATGTGCCGCAAGCAATCCATCGGGAAAGAACAGCGCGCGTGGTGCATCGGCAGTAATCCTCACTGCCAGCTTTCCCGCCCGGCCGATCCATTCGTGGGCAAGGTTCTCGTTGAGGAAATCGGAAAAATCCGATGGCGATATCGTTGCCGTGAAGCGTGCCCCGTTGTATCCAAGTGCTTCGTCGTGATTGCCGGCGATAAAGCAGATCGTCTGCGGACGGTCGAGAATGAGCTCGAAAACTCGAAGCAGCGTTTCCAGACCGTAGCCTCCGTCATCGAACAGATCGCCCAGCAGAACGATGCGCGCGCGCATGGCGCCTTCCCGGCCCGCCTCACGGTCTATCAGGGCAAGCGCAGTATCCAGCGCGAGAAGGTCACCATGAATGTCGCCGATGAACCAGAGCGGTTCGTCGGACACTTCCGTCAGCCGCAGTGCGCGGTCAGACCTACTCGTTCGATGATCGTCGAACAGCATGCCCGCCCCACCTTCAGAATCGAGCAGCGCCTCGAGCCGTTCCACCGTCCCGCGGATACGCGCGCGAAGAGCGCCCGGACCAAGCGACGCAGCGATGGCGTCCCAGTCGAGGTCGCGGACATCGACGACCGGCGGAATGGGCGCAACGGCCAATTCCGGCTCCCGGTCATCCGGCAATGTGCCGGCAGCGGATTCATCAGGGCCAAGGTCGCCGTGTATCTCGGGGGCCGCGCGGGAGGGCACGTCTGCTTCCTCGCCGACGTCTCCTTCCTCGCCGATGTCTGCTCCCTCACCAACGTCAGCTTCCTCACCGGGCCCTGCTTCCTGGGGCGCCCCGGAAGCCGTTTCCAACGCCGGTTCAATCCCGGAGTCGCCGGCCTTTGATCCTGCATTATCATCCGGCGCGCTTGATTCGCCGGCGGCCGCCTCAGCCGACACGCGCCGTAAGGGGAAGCTTGGATATTCCCTTTGCGCTGCGACCCGCGGCAAGCACGTCGCCGTCGTTCAGTATCCGGGGTGCAGTGAGTGGGACACCATTCACTAGCGTTTCATTCACGGTCGCAAGCGCCGGTGTCACAATCCATTGTCTGTCCGGGCGCCGCTCAACAGTGCACTGCGTCGAGTCCCAGAACTCCGCATCGGGTCCGAAGCGGCGAAGGATTGCCTTGCCAAGAGCTGTTCGAACGCCGATCTGGAGTGATTCACCACCCGCGGCAACCAGTTGGATTTTATCCGACGTCAAACCCGATCCCGCTGCCGGCGCCGCTTTCGCGCCAGTGGAGGAACCCGCAATCGGCGATCCTGCAGCCGGCCGCACAGTGCGAGAAGTTGCACCTGCAGCCCCGGCGGCCGTTCCTGTTCGCGGCGCCCGCCCACTCAGCGCCGCGCGGATTGCCGCGGCTGTGGGTCGTTTTTTCGGATCCGGCGAAAGGCACCGGTGCAAAATCGCGCTCACCTCGGCGTTGCTCGCGGGTGACGGCATCGTCCCCAGCAATGCTGGCGGCTTCAAGTCATACGCTCGTACACGTTTCGCATACTCGGCCTGATCCTCCTGCCAGTATGGATGCATTCCAACGAGAAGCTCATACAGAATGAGCCCGCATGTAAAAACGTCGGACTCGAGCACTGGCACCGCGCCGCGTGTCATGTGCTCGGGTGACCGGTAGTTGTCGGTTCCGACATAGCCCTGATGGCCATGCCACGGCGCTTTCCGGTCAGTGAGCACGGAAAAATCCGTGTCGATGATCTTCAGCTGGTACCCTGAACCGATCGACGGATCCTCGATCAGATAGGCGTTTCCCGGTTTGAGATCGGCATGTACGATTTTCGATTCATGGAGAGCAGCGATCCCGGCCATGAAAACTTTGGCCCATGTAACGTGTCTGGCCCAGACCGCGGGGTCCCGGGTTGGGGCTGTTTTCGTGCGTCGGTGAGTCTCCCGCTCCTCCTCGAGCATGTCGTCCAGGTCGCGTCCATTCTCGACAAATTCATAGGCCGCGAAGTACGTCGGGCCTCCCCACCGCTCCTCGAACGCATCGATCAGACGAACCGCGTAGTGGGCTGCCTTCCCCTTGCGAATCCGGCTCGACAGCTCCTGCTGGTAATCGACAAAGGGCGCGTACCAGACCACGGTTGGAGAAGGGGATTTGTACTGCTTCAGGAATATCTTGTCCCCGCCTGGCGCCTGAGCGCCGTAGGATATCGCCATCATCCCCGGGCCGAAGACTTTCGTCACGCGGTACCCGCGGATGGTGTCTCCGACCCTCAGTTTTTTTGCCATCGTGCGCTCCGGAGCGGTGCTGTCCTAGAGCGCCAGCGTTTCAGCTGATCGCGACACGCTCGCCGCGAGTTGTTTGAGAGTCGTGCGGAAATTCGCCGGATCGGCGGTGAATTTCTGCAGCGCCTCCTGTGGGTTCAGGCCTTCGTACTCGACCACTTCCCACTCGCTCTTGTCGATCTGACTGAGTCTGTCGTAGCCCTCGAAGTTGGGCGCAAAAAGGCTGAGAATGATGCGATTGGCCATGACGACATTGGCTACGTCCTGCAGCGCGCCGCCTTTCGCCTCGGGAATGCTCATAGTCTCCTTGAATGAGGCATCTGTGAAGACCACCACGACACGGGCGGCCTCGCTGCGGTATCGCCACTTGTTCGCTTCTTCCGACTGAGCGCCCTTCGGCGACGCTTCCATCGTCGAGACCTTGTAGATCGCGTCCAAAAGGGACTCGGGTTCGTCGCCTCCGCCCTGCGCCTGCAGTTTGGAGAGCTGGGCCTTCAGAGCAACGGCGTCGCGGACGAAGGGATGATCCTCCATCCATTCCAGGCCTTCGCCGCTCGCCGCCTCGATGTCGCGGTAACCGACGACCTTTCCGCGCCAGTCCCGCACGGGCGCTGCATTGTTGGCATCTCCTGAGCTCAGCGAGTCCACGAACGCTTCGATGTTCTTGCGCAAGGCGTCGATGATAGGCGCCATGCTTCCGCTGACGTCGATGAGAAACACGACGTCGGCGACCCCTTTGGTCTTTTCGCGGGTCTGTGGCGCTGCAGTGGGGGCGGCAGGCGCCGCTTCGCCCTGGAGCCCTTCAGGGACAGCAGGGTCCGAAGCGAAGGCAGGTGGAGCAGCGGAAACCGCGGGATCACCTTCGGCCATCGGAGTGGAGCCAGCATCGGCGCCAGATGGCACCCCGCCACCGTCGGCGCCCGCGCCACTGCCAGCGCCAGATGGCATGCCGCCACTGTCAGGGTTGGACGGCATAGCGCCGCCGCCCGACGACCTATCGCCGCCGGTGGAACCACTTGCCCCGTCTGCAGCCGGTACCGGCGGAGGGGGCGCATCTGCCGACGGGATGTCCGGTTCTGGTGGCATTCTGGATTCGGTATCTTCTGGGGTGGCCATCTATTCGCTCCGCGGGAGTCCGGTTGTGGAATTGAGTTGTGGAATTCCAGGTCGAACGCACCAGATGCACGTTTTCTGCCGTCATTGCAAGTGAGCGCCGCGACCTCTCTGGCCCGCCCGCTCCCTGATGTGGAAGGGAATGTCTGCGCTGGCGCGGCTCTTGCCGTTCCCCAACTTGATGATCAATCGTAATAGGCCGATCTGTGCTAGCCCGATCGCTCTATTCAATGGGGGCTAGCAGAGGGAGGTAGGCTTATGTCCAAGATTCGACAGGACAGCATGAAGGACCTTGGCACCATCGAGACGGGGTTGCAACGGCCGACCAGTCGGCGTGGCTTCGTCCGGATTATCGGTGCGGGTAGTGCGGCGGCGATGCTGCCTGCGCTCGTCAGTTGCGAAGGGGACTCGATCGCCGTGCCCATCCAACCCGGCGGACCGGGGTCTGGAGGTGGAGGTACTACACCACCGGGGGGCCCGGCGCCCGTCACCGGAGTGTCGTTCGATCTGAGAACCGACGCCGGGTTCCTGCGTCTGGTTCAGGTACTCGAGGAAGTCGAAGCGGCCTTCTACACCGCCGTCGTGGCAAGCTCGAACTTCAACACGTTCTTTCCGGCCGAGGAGCGGGAATTGTTTGTCGATCTCCGCGACGCCGAGATTATTCACCTTGAAGTCGTCCGCGCCGGGCTCGGCTCGCAGGCGGTTCCCAGCCTGCGGAACAATATCAACACGGCGACGTTGAACACGTTCCTTGCCAGCAGGGCGAGCATCATCGCCGCCGCGCGAGGGTTCGAGACCCTGGGTGTGTCCGGGCTCAACGGGTCGGGCAAGTATCTGCAGGACGCCCGCAACCTTCTGTTCGCAGGAAAGATCGTGTCGGTTGAAGCACGTCACCTTGCCGCGCTCCGCGACATTTCCGTGCCGGGCGGCACCGCAAACACAGCGTTCGCCAGCGATGACACCATCGACGCCATGGGGCGGGACATCAAGCTCGAGGCGGGCGACATCATTGCCCGTGCGGCCGCGACCAACATCCTTCTGCCCAACACGCTCGCAGCGCAGCCCATCAGCAATCAGCCGACCGCCACACAAGGCGTGCCGACAACCAACTTCATCACACCCACGCCATAAGCGCTCAGGAGTACTGATAAATGAAAACGAATCAACAGCCGATCCTGGACGCTATCGATCCAGAGATCATCGAAAGGCTTGTATCCCGCCGCGACGCCATTAGAAAAGGCGCGTCGGTGAGCTCGATGGTTGCGACCGGTCTCGCAATGGGCTCCGTGCCGGTGATGCTGGCCGCGCTGAGCCGCGACGTGTTCGCGCAGGCGCCGTCGGACATTCTCGATGCTCTCCAGTTCGCGCTCATTCTCGAGCACCTTGAGAATGAGTTTTACAAGGCAGTGCTTGGGACCAGCGCACTGGCGGCGCAGAATAACGCGTTCGCACCTGTCCGCGCACTGATCCCCGCCTCGGCGCGGGAAACCTTCATGCAGATCCAGAAGCACGAGCAGCAGCATGTGGACTTCCTGCGGACAACGGCGATTCCGCTGTTCGGCGGAACGGCTCCAGCGATTACCGCCGCGGATTTCGACTTTACCGGTGGTAACGGTAGTGGCACAGGACCGTTTCTGTCCGCGACCACGAATCTCGATGTGCTGCTGCTCGCAACGCAGGCGTTCGAGGACACCGGCGTTCGCGCGTACAAGGGACAGGCTGGCCGGTTCCTGATTGCAGGCAACACGAATGCCGATATTGCGATGGAGAGCGCGCTTCGCATTCATTCAGTCGAAGCACGCCACGCTTCGAAGATCCGGCGCATCCGCCGCCAGCGCAACCCGAGCGACACTACGCTGCGGTTCAGTGGATACATTCGCGGAGGGGGCGCTGCCGCAGCGGGCGCAGGCAACATCGCCAACCCGCCGGCCGAAGTTGTCGCAGCATTGAACCTGATTTACGGCGGCGGCACGGGTCCGGTATCGTTCCCCGACAGCAATACGCGCCATGTGATCTTTAACGGTACGGCGGAAGTTATCGTGGATGCGGCGACCGTCGGCGGCACATCGGCGATCGGGGGCGCGGCCGCGCAGCAGCTTGCCGCGACTCAGGCTTTCGACGAAGCGCTGACGAAAGCCGAAGTGATAACCATCGTTCAGGGTTTCATCAGGAACGATCCAGCGCGCGGACTGCCATAGCCTTTCAGGCAGTTGTGCAATGAAAAGCAGGCGGCTCTCTGGGCCGCCTGCTTTTTTTCGTCATCAACAGTCGTGGTTCAACCTGAGCACGCCCGAAGCAGAAGGTTGAGGGCGATCGTCAGAATGATCGATACCACTATGCTGGCCAGACACCCGCTTGTCCGAATCCTGATAGCTGTCTCGCGAAAGAGTCAATTGCCATTCCGCCAGAATCATTCCCGCATCCGCAACAAGCGGTTGTTCTGAATGGCAGCCCATGGGGTTTTACGAGCAATTAGCGGCGTACTGTTCGGCCGTCCATCCAGGACCCTGTTCTTCGGTCGCTCCGATGGTATGCGACGCCTCGTGCCGAAGCGTCCGGTTCAGCTCGGCAAGCGTTCGCCCGTTGAGGTCGTCGAGTCGTCGAGCCACGCGCACCAGCCAGACGTCATCGATCTCGTATGCATGGCCAACACCGTAATATCTATGGGCTCCAATACGTTTGATGAGAGCCTTTCGATACATTCGCACACGCGGCAGGATGGCGCGGACAGCATCGCCCAGCAGCCTGCACTCGGATCTCGCGTGGCCCTGAAGACGGCCGGCTTCGGCATTGAACGCCTCGAATTCCTCTGCCGACGGCGCCGCCGTTTCGCAGACAGGCGACGAAGCTTCCGGATTCACCCCGACACACCCGAGCATCATCGCCGCGTCCAGGGGTACTGGCGTGAAGAGGCTATCGGGGGCCGGCGAAAGAGCTTCGCCTTCCGCCGAGCCGCCAGGAGCAGCAGCGCCCGTGGCAGCTTCGTCGGCGGTAGTCGCTGCACCTGCGGCGGGCACGACGTTTGGGGCCGGTCGCGCCGGCACGCAGCCGGCAGCGAGGATAGCGGCCACTACCGCCCAGACTGGCACTCGGGGTACTATGGATATATCCGCAGCAAGAGATAGTGCATGCATTTAATTAAATCGAGCACACGCACGCGGGCCACCGGAGATGGAATGCATCCTTTGCATTGGGTTCAGTACCTGGCTTTCGACTCAGTGCAGCAGACAATCGTCAGGGCAAACGGTCACCCCGATGTCACGTCTAACAACGTGATTGTCACGCAAACATTCAATAGAGCTGAGATCAGATGACAAACGCAAAGTCGATAAGCAGCCGAAAACCCGTGCGTCGCTCGTTGCGGCTTGTATTGCTGACGCTCTCTGGCACGGCAATCATGTCGTGCAGTGGTGACTCCGGCGGTCCGGTGGGCCCACTCCCGGTTGCCAGCATTTCGGTAACCGGGGCAACAACAACTTTTGAGATCGGACAGCAAGTGCAGTTCACAGCCGTACCGCGAAGCTCGAACGGCAACCCGGTCAGCGGAGCGGCGATCACCTGGTCTGTCTCCCCGCAGAGTGTCGCTTCGGTCAGCGCAACCGGTCTTGTCACGGCGAAAGCCGCTGGCTCGGCGACTGTCACCGCCAGCATTGGCACCGTTGCGGGCAGCGCCGGCCTGACCATCAACGACAGCGGTATTCCATTTGCCACGACGGTTTCGATGCCGGGCAATTCGTTCAGCCCGTTCGCTGTGACCATCCGCCGAACCGGATCAGTGAGCTTCGATTTTCCGTCAGTTCAGCATGACGTGACGTTCAAGGCCCAGGCAGGAGTGCCCGCAAACATTCCTGTGACTCGCCTCGCCGTCGTCAGTCGTACCTTTAATGTCGTGGGGGTCTTTCCGTACGATTGTCTGATTCACCCGGGGATGTCGGGGCAGGTTACTGTCGCACAGTAATGGTACGAGTAAAGGCCCACTGGCATCGCGCACTGCTTCACCGGCTCCATCCGCAGCGCTGTAATCGCGAATAACCCTCTTACTCTGTTGCTCCTCGCATAGTCGGAACGAAATCAGGGAACACAAACGACAGCTTGTCGTTCGTCAGCCGGTTCTTCACGATCTCGGCAAGAATGTCCCGGTGATCGATGGTGACCTTGAGATCGTTCCCGCTCTCGAGATTCTCGCGGGCAAGGCTCGTCCAGTTCCGCGTCATCACTTTTCCGCCAGCGATGTTCTTACCCATGACGAACATGCAGTTGCCCCGACCGTGGTCGGTGCCCATGCTGCCATTCTCCCGCACGTTACGACCGAACTCGGAGACCACCACCACCGTGACAGAGTGAGCTCCCACCGCGATCAGATCCTTGTAGAGCGCGCCAAGCGCCCCTGCAAATCCTGTCATGGTGTTGAACATGCTGCCGGTGAGGGGCGCTTGAGTCGAATGGGTGTCCCACCCACCAACATCGACCTGGATTGCTTCTACGCCAATGTCGGCCTTGATCAGCGCTGCCGCGGACCTGAGGCTCGCGCCGAATGACCCGGTAGGGTATACCGCACCGTTTGCCGGGGCGTAGCCGGCGAAGTTGATTGTCTTCAGCAGATCCATTGTCGCCGAAGTATCGATTGCGGCCGATCTGACAGGGTCGATCGTTCCCAAATAGTCGTTCTTGAGCCAGTCGGTGCGTTCCTGGCGTGTTGCAGGGTTGCCGACGAGCCCGAAGTTGGCGGGGCTCGGAATGGGCAGCGCCTGCGGTGCACCAATGAGGGTCTGAGCGAGACCGTTGGCGATGCCCAGCGCCCGCAACGGCGCATTGGTACGCATCGGCGTCGTACTTGCCAGATGGCGTCCCAGCCAGCCGGTTACGATCGTCGGGTCACGCGGCTTCCCGACTTCTATGAAGTGCTGCTGGTCGAAGTGCGATCGGGATGAATCCACTGATCCCGTTCCGTGGACCACCAGGAGGTCCTTGGCAGTGAACGATTCCACTAACGCGGACATCGCCTGCGGAAAGGCGAATCTGTCGTCGAGCGCTATGCCCTTGTTCGCGCTGCTGCTGTCAGGCCGCGGAATTGCAATTGTCGGCCGGCCGGTGTAGTACTCCGGATCGGCGAACGGCGCGCAAAGTGTGAGTCCATCGGCCCCGCCCCGCATAAAGATCGAAATGATCACGTCCCGGTTGGCCGCGTATGATTCGGCCAGAACCACCTTGGGGAGCCAGGGCGGAACGAACGTCGCGAGCAGGGCCGCGCCTGCTGACCAGGTTACGAACTGCCGCCGGGACAGCTCGTTGTACTCGGTGCAGGCATTGTTGTCGGACTCATGCATCGCGAACTCCTTGTAAGTGCGGAGCGGGAGCGCACGAAACCGCGCGAGCTCCCTTCGCCGTAACTAATACCACTGGAACGTTGTCGAATTGATGGCCAGAGCAAGAGCTTCGCGCACGCGTGTGCTGGAAAGCGCGGTCGCGCCGAGATAGCTCTTGATTGCGTCACGAGTCTTCGTGGGCATCTCGCCACCAAACATTGCGTTGTTGATCGAGGCAGTGATCCCGTCTGGAGTATCCACAAGGCGGAAGGGAGCGATGTCAACGATGACGTCGCCTGTCGTCAGCGCAGTGAGATAGTCGCCGAAGTTCCAGCGGTTCATCACCAGACCCGACCAGAACTGCACGTTGTCCGGATAACCGTCCGGTGTCTCCCAGACAAACGACTGCTGTCCGACGAGGGAAAGCCGCGAGTTGGCAATGCCGGCAACGCCCTTCACTGTTGGATTGACGCCCCGGAGCGCAGAGGCTACAAAGTGGAAAGGCCGTTTGTGCTTCGGGGGAGCCGCAGCAATGCTATCCGGCGTGAGAATCGCCCGGATCATCGAGGGGATGTTGCCATCCGTCTGCAGATATACCGCCGCGACCTTGTCGACCAGGGCAGCCGGCGGGTCGTACTGCAGCAGCCAGCGAATCATTTTCGACGAAACGTACTTAGCCGTATTCGGGTGCTTCACCAGGAAGTCGATGACCTTGTCGCCGTCGCCGATGCCTGCGGCACCAGTGCCGGGCGCAGCGGGAATCGTCTGGCCGAGGAATGTCTTGGCGGTGTAATCATGTCCGGTCGCATCGAATCGGAAGTCCCCACGACCGGCTATGGTCCATCCCGTGAAGGCGCGCGCGACGGCGACGACGTCCGCCTGAGTGTACCCGCCGTCGACGCCAAGCGTGTGCAGCTCCATCAGCTCGCGGGCGTAGTTCTCGTTGATCCTTCCGACACGACTGGTGTTGTTGTCGAGATAAACGAGCATCGCCGTACTGCGCGCACTGGCTCGCACCATGTCCGGGAAATTGCCGAGAGCGTGCTTCCGAATGACGTCACGGTCGTCGAGCGTCTTGAGATAGCCCACGTCGCGCATGCTGATGCTGAAGTGGTCAGTCCAGAACTCGACCATCCGTTCGTAAAGCTGCCGTTTTGAGAAGGCCGCTCTGAAAAGCGTCGCCTCTTGGAGCTGGCGAAGGACGGCGGTGGCGTCAAGCGCATATAGCTCGGCCCCTGTCATCACCAGTTGAGGATATGTGGTCGCGACAAACGCCTGCGCCGCCGCGTCGTCGATCGCGGTGTAGTTCAAATGATAATCGAGGTAGCCGCTGAACCCTTTCGTACGGGCCAGCTGTACTTCCTCCGGGGTGAGCCCCATGGTGACGCGTCGCGCAAGGCGAACTTCGCGACTACCCCACGTTTCTCCGCTCGTCGCGGGCGGCTCCACCGGTGCCGGGGTCGGCAACATTGGATCGCCAGGGGGACGCCGCGGACCCGATCGAGGAACGATGGCGAGTGCGCCGGCGGACCCCACTGCAACGGCGGCCGCGCCCGCGCGGAAAAAATTCCGCCTCGTGGTGCCACCCGCAATACGGGTCGGTGGTGCGATTGGCCCAGCTGTCACCTCGGTGACAGTCGGCGGCGGCTCCAGCTCAACGGACGACTGACTCATGCGACTCCTCCGACCAGGCGGAACTAGAGAACGACACTCAACGCGACAATCCGGGCACTCCAGACAACAAATGTTCTTTCCGGTTAGACGTTGCGCAATGCCCGATGTTACCTGCCATTGCCATAATCTGCATCCTCATCTTCTCCGCCGGGCTTCCCGTCCCGTCCAAGAGTCGCAAGATCGAAGCCCTGACGATCCACGCGGCCTGGGCTCTCATATATATACGCCCTGCCCCATGGATCAGCGGGAATTGTTTTCCTTACATATGGCCCCCGCCAGCTCATGGGTACCGGCGAGCCCGCAGGTTTGACCCTCAGCGCAGCCAACCCCTGCGCAGTAGATGGATAAGTGCCATTGTCGAGACGATAGTTCTCCAGTGCGACGCCGAGCAGTTCGATCTGGGCCTTGGCGGTAGTGCTGCGGGCCTCGGAAACACGCCCCAGTATCTGCGGCGCGACCAGCCCGGCGAGCAGGCCAATGACGATGAGAACGACAATCAGCTCGATCAAGGTTAGCCCATTGCGAGGGCGTCCGAACCGGAACGCATATCCCACGTTCTGGTGCATGACGATACGGGCGGGAGCACATCGCCGCGGTTGCGGCCTCGAGCCCGGAGGTGACCTCCTCATGGGCAACAACGGCTTACATACCATATGTCGGCTTTCTCCCTAAGCAATGCTGGCGTTGACACTGTAGATGGCCTGCAGCATCGCCAGTGCAACAAAACCAACCAGTAATCCAAAAAGAAGGATAAGCGCTGGTTCGACGAGGCCGATCAGCGTGCGCAGCTTCCGGGACACTTCCCGGTCGTAGTGGTCGGCCGCACGCAGGCACAGCTCATCGAGCTGGCCGCTTTCCTCGCCAACGGAGACTAGTTGATTGGCGAGCGGCGGCAACACTCCGATCAGCTCTGACGAGAGCCGCTTTCCCTGACTCACGCCATCGGTCGCACGGGCAATCGCATCGCCGACTTCGATATTCGCGACTGCCGACCGCGCAATCCTGAGCGCCGGGAGAATCCCGATACCGCTTTTCAGCAGTAAACCAAGAGTTCGCGTGAAACGGGCCGTCGTGTGGCTTCGCTCGAGTTCGCCGATAACTGGAATCGCCAGGCGTGCGGCGTGCCATCGCCCTCTATTCACAGGATTTGCAGCCCATCGTCTTACTGCCCATACCGCACCAAGGATCAGTGGCATCCACACCCACCACCATCGCAGCACCAGCCCACTCATTCCAACGAGCAAACGCGTCGACAACGGAAGCGAACCGCCTACGTCACTCACCATCGCCACGAACCTGGGCACGACGAACATGAGAATGACGATGATGCCGATTCCGGCGACGACCGCCATCAGCGCCGGGTAGAGCAACGCCGAACGAAGCCTCGCCCGTAGCTCCGCGG
The nucleotide sequence above comes from Gemmatimonadaceae bacterium. Encoded proteins:
- a CDS encoding DUF1501 domain-containing protein, with protein sequence MHESDNNACTEYNELSRRQFVTWSAGAALLATFVPPWLPKVVLAESYAANRDVIISIFMRGGADGLTLCAPFADPEYYTGRPTIAIPRPDSSSANKGIALDDRFAFPQAMSALVESFTAKDLLVVHGTGSVDSSRSHFDQQHFIEVGKPRDPTIVTGWLGRHLASTTPMRTNAPLRALGIANGLAQTLIGAPQALPIPSPANFGLVGNPATRQERTDWLKNDYLGTIDPVRSAAIDTSATMDLLKTINFAGYAPANGAVYPTGSFGASLRSAAALIKADIGVEAIQVDVGGWDTHSTQAPLTGSMFNTMTGFAGALGALYKDLIAVGAHSVTVVVVSEFGRNVRENGSMGTDHGRGNCMFVMGKNIAGGKVMTRNWTSLARENLESGNDLKVTIDHRDILAEIVKNRLTNDKLSFVFPDFVPTMRGATE
- a CDS encoding vWA domain-containing protein translates to MPPEPDIPSADAPPPPVPAADGASGSTGGDRSSGGGAMPSNPDSGGMPSGAGSGAGADGGGVPSGADAGSTPMAEGDPAVSAAPPAFASDPAVPEGLQGEAAPAAPTAAPQTREKTKGVADVVFLIDVSGSMAPIIDALRKNIEAFVDSLSSGDANNAAPVRDWRGKVVGYRDIEAASGEGLEWMEDHPFVRDAVALKAQLSKLQAQGGGDEPESLLDAIYKVSTMEASPKGAQSEEANKWRYRSEAARVVVVFTDASFKETMSIPEAKGGALQDVANVVMANRIILSLFAPNFEGYDRLSQIDKSEWEVVEYEGLNPQEALQKFTADPANFRTTLKQLAASVSRSAETLAL
- a CDS encoding ferritin-like domain-containing protein; this translates as MSKIRQDSMKDLGTIETGLQRPTSRRGFVRIIGAGSAAAMLPALVSCEGDSIAVPIQPGGPGSGGGGTTPPGGPAPVTGVSFDLRTDAGFLRLVQVLEEVEAAFYTAVVASSNFNTFFPAEERELFVDLRDAEIIHLEVVRAGLGSQAVPSLRNNINTATLNTFLASRASIIAAARGFETLGVSGLNGSGKYLQDARNLLFAGKIVSVEARHLAALRDISVPGGTANTAFASDDTIDAMGRDIKLEAGDIIARAAATNILLPNTLAAQPISNQPTATQGVPTTNFITPTP
- a CDS encoding Ig-like domain-containing protein gives rise to the protein MTNAKSISSRKPVRRSLRLVLLTLSGTAIMSCSGDSGGPVGPLPVASISVTGATTTFEIGQQVQFTAVPRSSNGNPVSGAAITWSVSPQSVASVSATGLVTAKAAGSATVTASIGTVAGSAGLTINDSGIPFATTVSMPGNSFSPFAVTIRRTGSVSFDFPSVQHDVTFKAQAGVPANIPVTRLAVVSRTFNVVGVFPYDCLIHPGMSGQVTVAQ
- a CDS encoding metallophosphoesterase, coding for METASGAPQEAGPGEEADVGEGADIGEEGDVGEEADVPSRAAPEIHGDLGPDESAAGTLPDDREPELAVAPIPPVVDVRDLDWDAIAASLGPGALRARIRGTVERLEALLDSEGGAGMLFDDHRTSRSDRALRLTEVSDEPLWFIGDIHGDLLALDTALALIDREAGREGAMRARIVLLGDLFDDGGYGLETLLRVFELILDRPQTICFIAGNHDEALGYNGARFTATISPSDFSDFLNENLAHEWIGRAGKLAVRITADAPRALFFPDGLLAAHGGFPLTDLHASLAASGDWNDPRCLTDYVWSRAHPRARKKLPNRMSRGSQFGYEDFAAFCALSHTLGRPVTHMVRGHDHVDERFEIYPAYSRTPVLTTVALSRRLKRELYGPYLRVPTVARWIRGSLPQVYRLHLPEALIRSCYPEETSDGSPPDPVEQVAT
- a CDS encoding protein kinase; translation: MAKKLRVGDTIRGYRVTKVFGPGMMAISYGAQAPGGDKIFLKQYKSPSPTVVWYAPFVDYQQELSSRIRKGKAAHYAVRLIDAFEERWGGPTYFAAYEFVENGRDLDDMLEEERETHRRTKTAPTRDPAVWARHVTWAKVFMAGIAALHESKIVHADLKPGNAYLIEDPSIGSGYQLKIIDTDFSVLTDRKAPWHGHQGYVGTDNYRSPEHMTRGAVPVLESDVFTCGLILYELLVGMHPYWQEDQAEYAKRVRAYDLKPPALLGTMPSPASNAEVSAILHRCLSPDPKKRPTAAAIRAALSGRAPRTGTAAGAAGATSRTVRPAAGSPIAGSSTGAKAAPAAGSGLTSDKIQLVAAGGESLQIGVRTALGKAILRRFGPDAEFWDSTQCTVERRPDRQWIVTPALATVNETLVNGVPLTAPRILNDGDVLAAGRSAKGISKLPLTARVG
- a CDS encoding ferritin-like domain-containing protein yields the protein MKTNQQPILDAIDPEIIERLVSRRDAIRKGASVSSMVATGLAMGSVPVMLAALSRDVFAQAPSDILDALQFALILEHLENEFYKAVLGTSALAAQNNAFAPVRALIPASARETFMQIQKHEQQHVDFLRTTAIPLFGGTAPAITAADFDFTGGNGSGTGPFLSATTNLDVLLLATQAFEDTGVRAYKGQAGRFLIAGNTNADIAMESALRIHSVEARHASKIRRIRRQRNPSDTTLRFSGYIRGGGAAAAGAGNIANPPAEVVAALNLIYGGGTGPVSFPDSNTRHVIFNGTAEVIVDAATVGGTSAIGGAAAQQLAATQAFDEALTKAEVITIVQGFIRNDPARGLP